A window of the Pyxidicoccus trucidator genome harbors these coding sequences:
- a CDS encoding J domain-containing protein, producing the protein MLSVPFFGTATELSRFTSRAGTSVVLASASGTESAFPPELADRIFAWSPDVKLASASPEALRGVGDAVHAGDVFIFADGKLCWRSEPALNLDTQALATQAVSLFISALSQQGYVRLKQRERNDAILTRVKLIAMERLLKNRAKRASRAKPAPEPVAVDDPYLLLGLTPGASFEEARAARNVLLQQYHPDKVAGLGPKLREVAEAETKRINAAFASLLAPVRAGRGRRE; encoded by the coding sequence ATGCTTTCGGTTCCCTTCTTCGGCACCGCCACGGAGCTCAGTCGCTTCACCTCCCGCGCCGGCACATCGGTGGTGTTGGCGAGCGCGAGCGGCACGGAGAGCGCCTTCCCGCCGGAGCTGGCGGACCGCATCTTCGCGTGGTCCCCGGACGTGAAGCTGGCTTCCGCGAGTCCGGAGGCACTCCGGGGTGTGGGGGACGCCGTCCACGCGGGGGATGTCTTCATCTTCGCGGATGGGAAGCTGTGCTGGCGGAGTGAGCCTGCGCTGAACCTGGACACGCAGGCGCTGGCGACGCAGGCGGTGTCGCTGTTCATCAGCGCGCTGTCGCAGCAGGGGTATGTCCGGCTCAAGCAGCGCGAGCGCAACGACGCCATCCTCACCCGCGTGAAGCTCATTGCCATGGAGCGGCTGCTGAAGAACCGGGCGAAGCGGGCCTCCCGCGCGAAGCCCGCGCCCGAGCCCGTGGCCGTGGATGACCCGTACCTGTTGCTGGGGCTGACGCCGGGGGCGTCGTTCGAGGAGGCGCGGGCGGCACGCAACGTGCTGCTTCAGCAGTACCACCCGGACAAGGTGGCGGGGCTGGGGCCGAAGCTCCGCGAGGTGGCGGAGGCGGAGACGAAGCGCATCAACGCGGCGTTCGCGAGCCTCCTGGCGCCGGTGCGGGCGGGGCGGGGCCGGCGGGAGTAG
- a CDS encoding polyprenyl synthetase family protein yields MTPATPAATLVREVLAEYGGAAQTRMREYLKGGTSGRAFQALVADYPERGGRALRASLCMATARAFGANPADALNSAAAIELLHNAFLVHDDVEDESEERRGRPTLHRLHGIPMAINVGDALAVLSLRPLIDNVGRLGPRLALRIMEEAERMARESVEGQALELDWRQRNATDLGESDYLRMVLKKTCWYTTIYPTRLGALIGTRDGVDLDRYFRFGFFVGAAFQLQDDLLNLIGDEARYGKERNGDLLEGKRTLMVIHLLAASTPDERGRLARLLGQPRSERTGEDVRWIREQMDRYGSIDYARQVAHGLAGAALHEFSVAYADLPDSPDKRFLEALPTWALERA; encoded by the coding sequence ATGACCCCCGCCACGCCAGCGGCGACCCTCGTGCGGGAGGTGCTCGCGGAGTACGGCGGCGCCGCGCAGACGCGGATGCGTGAGTACCTGAAGGGCGGCACGTCCGGCCGCGCCTTCCAGGCGCTCGTCGCGGACTACCCCGAGCGCGGAGGCCGGGCCCTGCGCGCCAGCCTCTGCATGGCCACCGCGCGTGCCTTCGGCGCGAACCCGGCGGACGCGCTGAACTCCGCCGCCGCCATCGAACTGCTCCACAACGCCTTCCTCGTCCACGACGACGTGGAGGACGAGAGCGAGGAGCGGCGCGGGCGCCCCACGCTGCACCGGCTCCATGGCATCCCCATGGCCATCAACGTGGGGGACGCGCTCGCCGTGCTCAGCCTGCGCCCGCTCATCGACAACGTGGGGCGGCTGGGCCCCCGGCTCGCGCTGCGCATCATGGAAGAGGCGGAGCGGATGGCGCGCGAGTCCGTGGAGGGACAGGCGCTGGAGCTGGACTGGCGCCAGCGCAACGCCACCGACCTGGGCGAGTCCGACTACCTGCGCATGGTCCTCAAGAAGACGTGCTGGTACACCACCATCTACCCCACCCGGCTCGGCGCGCTCATCGGCACGCGGGATGGCGTGGACCTGGACCGCTACTTCCGCTTCGGCTTCTTCGTCGGCGCCGCCTTCCAGCTCCAGGACGACCTGCTCAACCTCATCGGCGACGAGGCCCGCTACGGCAAGGAGCGGAACGGGGACCTGCTGGAGGGCAAGCGCACCCTCATGGTCATCCACCTGCTCGCCGCCTCCACTCCGGATGAGCGGGGGCGGCTCGCACGTCTCCTCGGCCAGCCCCGCTCGGAGCGGACCGGGGAGGACGTGCGGTGGATTCGCGAGCAGATGGACCGGTACGGCTCCATCGACTACGCGCGGCAGGTGGCCCACGGGCTCGCCGGGGCCGCGCTGCACGAGTTCTCGGTCGCCTACGCCGACCTGCCGGACTCTCCGGACAAGCGCTTCCTGGAGGCCCTTCCCACCTGGGCCTTGGAGCGGGCCTGA
- a CDS encoding FAD-dependent oxidoreductase: MRQGKPIHVVVIGGGCAGITAAFELTRPEHQGRYRVTVYQLGWRLGGKGASGRGPAERIQEHGLHLWMGYYENAFRLLRECYAELGREPATSRLTDWRDAFSPAHFIGAADWASGERWSPWTVHFPAFEGLPGDPGRAPPLLTLADYLKRCLELLRTLVVTARVTAPAPEPSARPETAETLREAMRRLLKYGALATGTALSEALRLLGAALGTPQRLPESLLLRFQEEVAAALRVQLEQRIDGDDELRRVWEIADLVLAIVRGVLRFRLLTDPRGLDAINDYDCREWLRLNGASERSLNSAFTRALYDLAFAYEQGDPERPRIAAGQALRASFRSFFTYRGAFFWKMRGSMGDVVFAPYYEVLKRRGVRFEFFHRLENVRRVDPARLAPGERPYLEALDFDVQAEVKDGGEYQPLVDVRGLPCWPAVPDWRQLVDGERLEQEAWKFESHWERRKTGTRTLRVGQDFDLVVLAVGGGAVRHACRDLVEADSRWRDMVEHVKTVPTQAVQLWLSASMRELGWHEAPINLSGFITPFDTWADMTALAPEEGWARPPQAIAYFCSALPDVPEAEQERPAFPDEQHERVRRNAVRFLRRDLCHLWPRACRSPGEFRWELLMDPHERPGEPPRATGEARFASQYWTANVNPTDRYTLSLPGSLRFRISPLDNTYDNLTVAGDWTDCGINLGCVEAAVMSGRLAAHAVAGVPRLEDIVGYDHP; the protein is encoded by the coding sequence ATGCGCCAGGGCAAACCCATCCATGTCGTGGTCATCGGTGGTGGCTGTGCGGGAATCACCGCCGCGTTCGAGCTGACCCGGCCGGAGCACCAGGGACGCTACCGCGTCACCGTGTACCAGCTTGGCTGGAGGCTGGGCGGCAAGGGCGCCTCGGGCCGGGGGCCCGCCGAGCGCATCCAGGAGCACGGGCTGCACCTGTGGATGGGCTACTACGAGAACGCGTTCCGGCTGCTGCGCGAATGCTACGCGGAGCTGGGGCGTGAGCCGGCGACCTCGCGGCTGACGGACTGGCGGGACGCCTTCAGTCCCGCCCACTTCATCGGGGCCGCGGACTGGGCCTCCGGCGAGCGCTGGTCGCCATGGACGGTCCACTTCCCCGCCTTCGAGGGGCTGCCGGGAGACCCCGGGCGCGCCCCGCCCCTCCTGACGCTGGCGGACTACCTGAAGCGGTGCCTGGAGTTGCTGCGCACCCTGGTCGTCACCGCGCGGGTGACAGCGCCCGCGCCCGAGCCTTCCGCGCGCCCGGAGACAGCCGAGACGCTCCGTGAGGCGATGAGGCGCCTGCTCAAGTACGGCGCGCTGGCCACGGGCACCGCCCTATCCGAGGCCCTGCGGCTGCTGGGCGCCGCGCTCGGCACGCCCCAGCGCCTTCCGGAGAGCCTGCTGCTGCGCTTCCAGGAAGAGGTGGCCGCCGCACTGCGCGTCCAGCTCGAGCAGCGCATCGACGGGGATGACGAGCTGAGGCGCGTCTGGGAAATCGCCGACCTGGTGCTGGCCATCGTCCGCGGCGTGCTCCGCTTCCGCCTGCTGACGGACCCGCGCGGGCTGGACGCCATCAACGACTACGACTGCCGGGAGTGGCTTCGGCTCAACGGCGCCTCGGAGCGCTCCCTCAACAGCGCCTTCACGCGGGCGCTCTATGACCTTGCCTTCGCCTACGAGCAGGGCGACCCCGAGCGGCCCCGCATCGCCGCCGGGCAGGCCCTGCGCGCGTCCTTCCGCTCGTTCTTCACCTACCGGGGCGCCTTCTTCTGGAAGATGCGGGGCAGCATGGGCGACGTCGTCTTCGCCCCGTACTACGAGGTGCTGAAGCGGCGCGGCGTGCGCTTCGAGTTCTTCCACCGCCTGGAGAACGTCCGTCGGGTGGACCCGGCCCGGCTCGCGCCCGGCGAGCGCCCCTACCTCGAGGCCCTCGACTTCGACGTGCAGGCCGAGGTGAAGGACGGCGGTGAGTACCAGCCGCTCGTGGACGTGCGGGGCCTGCCGTGCTGGCCCGCCGTCCCGGATTGGCGACAGCTCGTGGACGGGGAGCGGCTGGAGCAGGAGGCGTGGAAGTTCGAGTCCCATTGGGAGCGGCGGAAGACGGGCACGCGGACGCTGCGCGTGGGCCAGGACTTCGACCTGGTCGTCCTGGCGGTGGGCGGCGGCGCGGTCCGCCACGCCTGCAGGGACCTGGTGGAGGCGGACTCCCGCTGGCGCGACATGGTGGAGCACGTGAAGACGGTGCCCACCCAGGCCGTCCAGCTCTGGCTGAGCGCGAGCATGCGGGAGCTGGGCTGGCATGAGGCGCCCATCAACCTCTCCGGCTTCATCACCCCCTTCGACACCTGGGCGGACATGACCGCGCTGGCGCCGGAGGAAGGCTGGGCCCGGCCGCCGCAGGCCATCGCCTATTTCTGCAGCGCGCTGCCGGACGTGCCGGAGGCGGAGCAGGAGCGCCCCGCCTTCCCGGACGAGCAGCATGAGCGGGTGCGGCGCAACGCCGTGCGCTTCCTGCGGAGAGACCTCTGTCACCTCTGGCCGAGGGCCTGTCGCTCCCCCGGCGAGTTCCGGTGGGAGCTGCTGATGGACCCGCATGAGCGGCCCGGCGAGCCGCCACGCGCCACGGGCGAGGCGCGCTTCGCCTCGCAGTACTGGACGGCGAATGTGAATCCCACGGACCGCTACACGCTCTCGCTGCCCGGCAGCCTGCGCTTCCGCATCTCCCCGCTCGACAACACCTACGACAACCTCACCGTCGCGGGGGATTGGACAGACTGTGGCATCAACCTGGGCTGTGTGGAGGCCGCGGTGATGTCCGGGCGGCTGGCGGCACACGCGGTGGCGGGTGTCCCGAGGCTGGAGGACATCGTGGGGTACGACCACCCATGA
- a CDS encoding TonB-dependent receptor, translated as MLLWSAGAFAQRTSVITGTVSNAADQKPLADAVVTATSPQLQGEQTVVSDASGQYRLPQLPSGTYTVRVERDGYEPFVRSDIVLRLDRTVRVNIQLLPTSLGETISITAAPPTVDVGSNTAGLNVDADFIRNIAVIRPGSKGSASRSFESLAELAPGATEDRYGVSVSGSSSPESQYVVDGLSVNDPSVGTLGTPLSVEFVQEVNVITGGYMPEYGRSTGGVLNVVTKSGSNEFHGSVFANMAPGTLQRSGTEIRQEGSVISAKGSPWNQGDFGFDLGGPIIKDKLWFYVGVAPSFNRIQVDRQLSAYEICDAVDPANGCTAVNARRRDPTTGFNVVTPIEGTQTRRFADERSVQYMTKLTYLFNPDHNLSVSVFGTPRSSGGTGKYSFSRDGDPEVCVGLSCTGFVQGAYESIATRRSNSVMDIVAKQSSSFFDKKFLVDATLGWHHQADSILPSDGSALGSSDGLAGQSRLSWTRNRNPAPHSITEFETLPDPSVCGTTPLEQGTRCPVTSYSTGGPGTISEQELDRVQGKVMGTYLLQALGHHIFKAGFDAERTSFYNNRARTGRTPWQECTSGACWFSLNEYGYLSTPDTPVFLASKEGTSSSVTVGGFLQDSWSVFDKVTVNVGLRYDVQTIYGLDDQVGLHLPNQWSPRIGAIYDFTQQGRSKLFVNYARFYENVPLDLADLSFPQQQLLSATYAAPACNPSDRESLLTGCTTPNRQRLGNASEGPNQTWDAQGGDRVPVDPDIRAQSADEIMLGGEYDLKLGRVGLTYTRRVLNDVIEDMSRDDGNTFFLGNPGKGFSSDFPLARRNYDAVNLYYQKAFSNGWLAQASYTWSKLRGNYSGLFRADTGQLSPNLTRDFDLLSLTTNREGPLPGDRTHSFKAFGAREFALTSTTSFNVGGGYRSRSGTPLNYLGLHPRRSGSETFILPRGSAGRLPWVHNLDTHVGFSQKLAKDYTLSLSMDVFNLFNFQQVTAVDQTLALNRVYAIEQGGKQADLSACLDAYNPDCRVVPIAETEYTVLPDGTRLPRIRQSDINPNFKRPTAYQAPRSIRFGAKLSF; from the coding sequence ATGTTGCTATGGAGCGCCGGGGCGTTCGCCCAGCGCACCTCGGTCATCACCGGAACCGTCTCCAATGCCGCCGACCAGAAGCCGCTCGCGGACGCGGTGGTGACGGCCACGTCCCCGCAGCTCCAGGGGGAGCAGACCGTCGTGTCGGACGCCAGCGGCCAGTACCGCCTGCCGCAGCTTCCGTCGGGCACCTACACGGTGCGCGTGGAGCGGGACGGGTACGAGCCCTTCGTGCGCAGCGACATCGTCCTGCGGCTGGACCGCACGGTGCGCGTCAACATCCAGCTGCTGCCCACGTCGCTGGGCGAGACGATTTCAATCACGGCCGCGCCCCCCACGGTGGACGTGGGCTCCAACACCGCGGGCCTGAACGTGGACGCGGACTTCATCCGCAACATCGCCGTCATCCGCCCGGGCTCCAAGGGCTCCGCGTCGCGCTCCTTCGAGTCGCTGGCCGAGCTGGCCCCGGGCGCCACGGAGGACCGCTACGGGGTGAGCGTCAGCGGCAGCTCCTCGCCGGAGAGCCAGTACGTGGTGGACGGCCTGTCCGTGAATGACCCGAGCGTGGGCACGCTGGGCACGCCGCTGTCGGTGGAGTTCGTCCAGGAGGTCAACGTCATCACCGGCGGCTACATGCCCGAGTACGGCCGCTCCACCGGCGGCGTCCTCAACGTCGTCACCAAGTCCGGCTCCAACGAGTTCCACGGCTCCGTCTTCGCCAACATGGCGCCGGGCACGCTCCAGCGCTCGGGGACGGAAATCCGCCAGGAGGGCAGCGTCATCTCCGCCAAGGGCAGCCCGTGGAACCAGGGCGACTTCGGCTTCGACCTGGGCGGCCCCATCATCAAGGACAAGCTCTGGTTCTACGTGGGCGTGGCGCCGTCCTTCAACCGCATCCAGGTGGACCGGCAGCTCAGCGCGTACGAAATCTGCGATGCGGTGGACCCGGCGAACGGCTGCACGGCGGTGAATGCGCGCCGCAGGGACCCGACCACCGGCTTCAACGTGGTGACGCCGATTGAAGGCACCCAGACGCGCCGCTTCGCGGACGAGCGCAGCGTGCAGTACATGACCAAGCTGACGTACCTCTTCAACCCCGACCACAACCTGTCGGTGTCCGTGTTCGGCACGCCGCGCTCCTCCGGCGGCACCGGCAAGTACTCCTTCAGCCGCGACGGAGACCCCGAGGTGTGCGTGGGCCTGTCCTGCACCGGCTTCGTCCAGGGCGCCTACGAGTCCATCGCCACGCGGCGCTCCAACAGCGTCATGGACATCGTCGCGAAGCAGTCCTCGTCGTTCTTCGACAAGAAGTTCCTCGTGGATGCCACGCTGGGCTGGCACCACCAGGCCGACTCCATCCTGCCGTCGGACGGCTCGGCGCTGGGCTCCAGCGACGGCCTGGCCGGGCAGTCCCGCCTGAGCTGGACGCGCAACCGCAACCCGGCGCCGCACTCCATCACCGAGTTCGAGACGCTGCCCGACCCGTCCGTCTGCGGCACCACGCCGCTGGAGCAGGGCACCCGCTGCCCCGTCACCTCCTATTCCACGGGCGGCCCCGGCACCATCAGCGAGCAGGAGCTGGACCGCGTGCAGGGCAAGGTGATGGGCACGTACCTCCTGCAGGCGCTCGGCCACCACATCTTCAAGGCCGGCTTCGACGCGGAGCGCACCAGCTTCTACAACAACCGCGCGCGCACCGGCCGCACCCCCTGGCAGGAGTGCACGAGCGGCGCCTGCTGGTTCAGCCTCAACGAGTACGGCTACCTGTCCACCCCGGACACGCCGGTGTTCCTCGCCAGCAAGGAGGGCACGTCCTCGTCGGTGACGGTGGGCGGCTTCCTCCAGGACAGCTGGTCCGTGTTCGACAAGGTGACGGTGAACGTGGGTCTGCGCTACGACGTGCAGACCATCTACGGCCTGGACGACCAGGTGGGCCTGCACCTGCCCAACCAGTGGTCGCCGCGCATCGGCGCCATCTACGACTTCACCCAGCAGGGGCGCTCCAAGCTGTTCGTCAACTACGCGCGCTTCTACGAAAACGTCCCCCTGGACCTGGCGGACCTGTCCTTCCCGCAGCAGCAGCTGCTGTCCGCCACCTACGCCGCGCCGGCCTGCAACCCGAGCGACCGCGAGTCCCTGCTGACGGGCTGCACGACGCCCAACCGCCAGCGCCTGGGCAACGCCAGCGAGGGCCCCAACCAGACGTGGGATGCCCAGGGCGGAGACCGCGTGCCGGTGGACCCGGACATCCGCGCGCAGTCCGCGGATGAAATCATGTTGGGCGGCGAGTACGACTTGAAGCTCGGCCGCGTCGGCCTCACGTACACGCGGCGCGTGCTCAATGACGTCATCGAGGACATGAGCCGGGACGACGGCAACACGTTCTTCCTGGGCAACCCGGGCAAGGGCTTCTCGTCGGACTTCCCGCTCGCCCGCCGCAACTACGACGCGGTGAACCTGTACTACCAGAAGGCCTTCTCCAACGGCTGGCTGGCCCAGGCCAGCTACACGTGGTCCAAGCTGCGCGGCAACTACTCTGGCCTGTTCCGTGCGGACACCGGGCAGCTGTCGCCCAACCTGACGCGCGACTTCGACCTGCTGTCGCTCACCACCAACCGCGAGGGCCCGCTGCCCGGCGACCGCACGCACTCGTTCAAGGCCTTCGGCGCGCGCGAGTTCGCGCTGACGAGCACCACCAGCTTCAACGTGGGTGGTGGCTACCGGAGCCGCTCGGGCACGCCGCTCAACTACCTGGGCCTGCACCCGCGCCGCAGCGGCTCGGAGACGTTCATCCTCCCGCGCGGCAGCGCCGGTCGGCTGCCCTGGGTGCACAACCTCGACACCCACGTGGGCTTCAGCCAGAAGCTGGCGAAGGACTACACGCTGAGCCTGTCCATGGACGTGTTCAACCTCTTCAACTTCCAGCAGGTCACCGCCGTGGACCAGACGCTGGCGCTCAACCGCGTGTACGCCATCGAGCAGGGCGGCAAGCAGGCGGACCTGTCGGCGTGCCTCGACGCGTACAACCCCGACTGCCGGGTCGTCCCCATCGCGGAGACTGAGTACACCGTGCTCCCCGACGGGACGCGGCTGCCGCGCATCCGCCAGTCCGACATCAACCCCAACTTCAAGCGCCCCACGGCGTACCAGGCGCCGCGCTCCATCCGCTTCGGCGCGAAGCTGAGCTTCTAG
- a CDS encoding double-CXXCG motif protein, translating to MSRFFWVDEDDAVAAKHGGEAHGAHKWGLPGARCHTCGATWGGAGHQYPSVDLSQLPERKEFERARPEPFTEFARLRELVRPLAPPNATLPPGTRFGPLVGTAFGKLPAFSWIIEVLLVRRETLERLQAEGVRGLLGCRTELRFRQKNPPELLELQIEPLGRLHPDCIPSDVPPPCTTCGRLDLTRPDEPILDAASLPTDLDLFRVGNFATMVIGTERFIEAVRRLELDGLTIRELPTR from the coding sequence ATGAGCCGATTCTTCTGGGTGGATGAGGACGACGCGGTCGCCGCGAAGCACGGCGGCGAAGCCCACGGCGCGCACAAATGGGGGCTACCCGGAGCGAGGTGTCACACGTGTGGCGCCACCTGGGGCGGGGCGGGCCACCAGTACCCGAGTGTGGACCTGTCGCAACTGCCAGAACGGAAGGAGTTCGAGAGGGCCAGACCCGAGCCCTTCACCGAGTTCGCGCGCCTGCGCGAGTTGGTGCGCCCCCTGGCGCCCCCGAATGCGACATTGCCACCCGGTACACGCTTCGGACCGCTGGTGGGCACCGCGTTTGGAAAGCTGCCAGCCTTCAGCTGGATAATCGAGGTGCTGCTGGTGCGCCGGGAGACGCTGGAGCGCCTCCAGGCCGAAGGCGTGCGGGGCCTCCTCGGCTGCCGCACGGAGCTGCGATTCCGGCAGAAGAACCCGCCAGAGCTGCTGGAGCTTCAAATTGAACCGCTTGGCCGGCTGCATCCTGACTGCATTCCGTCGGACGTGCCTCCACCCTGCACCACCTGCGGCCGGCTTGACCTCACCCGGCCAGACGAACCCATCCTCGACGCCGCGTCCCTGCCCACCGATCTGGACCTCTTCCGCGTTGGCAACTTCGCCACCATGGTCATCGGCACCGAGCGCTTCATCGAGGCCGTGCGCCGCCTGGAACTCGACGGCCTCACCATCCGCGAGCTGCCCACGCGGTAG
- a CDS encoding TIGR02269 family lipoprotein — translation MRTLRVVCVSLLAVAWLGCATAPHTPLEQAWENAEVECDDSREDRCVTLLCLGDTCGFYRCEDLPGEVELARFPGARPPAASPGRGPRRNWGGAGKLPGGAVMVFPNWNGGPERVIPPSRQLTPGRWEKHHVFPQEPELKAWFVRQGVNIHDYTMPIPRDLHLRIHSVGGRGGRWNQAWRDFVKAKPVATPEQIFKHAGELIHRFELIGGPVQPYYSRPGT, via the coding sequence ATGCGGACTCTTCGCGTCGTCTGCGTTTCATTGCTTGCCGTGGCGTGGCTGGGCTGCGCCACCGCACCGCACACGCCCCTGGAGCAGGCTTGGGAAAATGCGGAGGTCGAGTGCGACGACTCTCGGGAGGACCGGTGCGTCACCCTCCTGTGCCTGGGTGACACCTGCGGCTTCTACCGCTGCGAGGACCTGCCCGGTGAAGTCGAGCTGGCGCGCTTCCCGGGGGCGCGCCCCCCGGCTGCTTCACCGGGCAGGGGCCCGCGGAGGAACTGGGGCGGCGCGGGAAAGCTTCCTGGTGGGGCCGTCATGGTCTTCCCCAACTGGAACGGCGGGCCCGAGCGAGTCATCCCCCCTTCACGGCAACTGACGCCCGGGCGCTGGGAGAAGCACCATGTCTTTCCCCAGGAGCCGGAATTGAAGGCGTGGTTCGTGCGCCAGGGCGTCAACATCCACGACTACACGATGCCCATCCCTCGTGACCTGCACCTCAGGATTCACAGCGTGGGGGGACGTGGGGGGCGGTGGAACCAAGCCTGGCGAGACTTCGTGAAGGCGAAGCCCGTTGCTACGCCCGAACAGATTTTCAAGCACGCGGGGGAACTCATCCACCGCTTCGAGCTCATCGGCGGCCCCGTTCAGCCCTACTATTCCCGCCCTGGAACGTGA
- a CDS encoding HEAT repeat domain-containing protein codes for MKKTLGVWLVLLGVGCAHAPKTSGEAGTQPSTNAEALSARADASYLALDFPSCAERFSEVAGSCADDDCRATAFYRAAGCAALGGDASKALGLLKRSADSGYLEAEHLRFNPELTSLHAHSDWSTVVARVEANRQKQPDLPPPAIPIATLGAIDAYGSRRVNAEIVSRLLGYELGKPAVHSKAFFELTERTLREKYNLAFANVAFVYFFAGEDKFRAFVTVDMVDAEDSHRLRFLPKPSGHPEDPEGLVARWRAFEERAFQLMQSGELNPSEPRCRVTHCPISFGHPELEPLETYFVEKVPAAADALARVLREESDAESRASAAFLLAYASTPEQMVERLVPYIRDPDSHVRNNVLRVLLATQEKAEKPLVDIAVVVDATSLPETSDRNKSLFLLEYLLTDLKPDALKAQQAPLIRQLGPLLVDMAALNQPINREPAVNVLKLLSGKDLETAEQWKAWLAQQPK; via the coding sequence ATGAAGAAGACGCTGGGAGTCTGGCTGGTCCTGCTGGGTGTGGGCTGTGCCCATGCACCGAAGACATCCGGGGAGGCTGGGACCCAGCCTTCCACCAATGCCGAGGCGCTGTCCGCCCGCGCCGACGCGTCGTACCTGGCGCTGGACTTCCCCTCCTGCGCGGAGCGGTTCAGTGAGGTGGCCGGGTCCTGCGCGGACGACGACTGCCGCGCCACGGCCTTCTACCGGGCGGCGGGCTGCGCCGCGCTGGGCGGTGACGCCTCAAAGGCGCTCGGCCTGCTGAAGCGCTCGGCCGACAGCGGCTACCTGGAGGCGGAGCACCTGCGCTTCAACCCGGAGCTGACCTCGCTCCATGCCCACTCCGACTGGAGCACGGTGGTGGCCCGCGTGGAGGCGAACCGCCAGAAGCAGCCGGACCTGCCGCCTCCGGCGATACCCATCGCCACGCTGGGCGCCATCGACGCGTATGGCTCGCGCCGCGTCAACGCCGAGATTGTCAGCCGCCTGCTGGGGTACGAGCTGGGGAAGCCCGCCGTGCACAGCAAGGCCTTCTTCGAGCTGACGGAGCGGACCCTGCGCGAGAAGTACAACCTCGCCTTCGCGAACGTGGCGTTCGTCTACTTCTTCGCGGGCGAGGACAAGTTCCGCGCCTTCGTCACCGTGGACATGGTGGACGCGGAGGACTCGCACCGGCTGCGCTTCCTCCCCAAGCCTTCGGGCCACCCGGAGGACCCCGAGGGCCTCGTCGCCCGGTGGCGGGCCTTTGAGGAGAGGGCCTTCCAGCTCATGCAGTCCGGCGAGCTCAACCCGTCCGAGCCCCGCTGCCGCGTCACCCACTGCCCCATCAGCTTCGGCCACCCGGAGCTCGAGCCCCTGGAGACGTACTTCGTCGAGAAGGTGCCCGCCGCGGCGGATGCGCTGGCGCGGGTGCTGCGCGAGGAGTCCGACGCGGAGTCACGCGCGTCCGCGGCCTTCCTGCTCGCGTACGCCTCCACGCCGGAGCAGATGGTGGAGCGGCTGGTGCCCTACATCCGAGACCCCGACAGCCACGTGCGCAACAACGTACTGCGCGTGCTGCTCGCCACCCAGGAGAAGGCGGAGAAGCCCCTGGTGGACATCGCCGTGGTGGTGGACGCGACCTCCCTGCCGGAGACCTCGGACCGCAACAAGTCCCTCTTCCTGCTCGAGTATCTGCTGACTGACTTGAAGCCCGACGCACTCAAGGCGCAGCAGGCTCCGCTCATCCGACAGCTCGGCCCGCTGCTGGTGGACATGGCGGCGCTCAACCAGCCCATCAACCGCGAGCCCGCGGTCAACGTCCTCAAGCTGCTGTCGGGAAAGGACCTCGAGACCGCCGAGCAGTGGAAGGCGTGGCTCGCGCAGCAGCCGAAGTAG